One window of Elaeis guineensis isolate ETL-2024a chromosome 11, EG11, whole genome shotgun sequence genomic DNA carries:
- the LOC140852647 gene encoding uncharacterized protein isoform X2 has product MESVSSPKFLSSLLPFLIFSFLLVLASASLASQGSTLLQWKATLQSQGSLESWNLSTSPCNWTGIICNVTRRGRRVIREINLSQMGLAGTLNALNFSSLSSLISLDLTSNKLYGSIPPTIAAFSKLTSLDLSTNNFTGIIPLQIGSLTKLNSLNLSDNQISGSIPPSLSNMTRLNFLYLFETNLSGSIPKELGRLENLLELDISYNQLIGSIPPTLGNLTRLQLLDFTTIGVSGSIPPELGNLVNLDILALGNNRLTAFIPHSLGNLTKLNNLHLWRNHLSGSIPHEIGNLVELTFLSLEQNNLIGSIPASLGNLTKLEFLHLYENQISGSIPHELGNLRNLIGLSLQINQISGSIPQSFGSLTNLNNLRLLNNRLSGSLPQEFNNITNLKVLQLMNNNFSGYIPHDICKGGVLFHLVLSNNHFEGPIPKSLKNCTSLIRLRLDHNQLSGNISENLGVYPYTWFIDLSFNRLFGKLSPSWGACHNLSFFGISNNKVTGNIPPEFGKLTQLQVLDLSSNNLLGEIPKDLSKLTHLYNLNLSNNQLVGEVHPEFGELYNLRTLDLSANQLIGRVPEQLGNCMNLYLLKLGKNHLNGSIPFQIGNLINLDDFLDLSHNSFTGEIPSQFGKLDKLQNLNLSHNELIGRVPHSLSDMISLSSIDLSYNELEGPLPNSTIFRNAPIEWFIHNKGLCGLPKGLPSCSSFTTSKDDSTKHHKLLLLITVPSLGTLLLVFLFVVFALLILRRKKHARHVASIEFGGFSIWNFDGIDAYKGIIEATEDFDDKYCIGTGAFSSVFKALLPTGEFVAVKKFHPLEIENSPSKQTFWSEVQALTQIRHRNIVKLYGFCSSAQNKFLVYEYMERGSLANILQSEGALEFDWSKRVDVIKHIAHALSYMHHDCTPPLVHRDITSNNILLDSEYKACISDFGIARLLKPDSSNWSMLAGTRGYLAPELAYTMRVTEKCDIYSFGVIALEIVMGKHPEELISTLSSPVGENIFLKDILDSRLSPPTTQAANELVAVVMTASQCLDNNPHSRPTMQIVSQQLSTFKAWPNSQPLDTIKLCHLIDDKNEKAC; this is encoded by the exons GTCGAGGCCGACGTGTGATCAGGGAGATAAATCTATCCCAAATGGGTCTGGCAGGAACGCTGAATGCTCTCAACTTCTCCTCCCTGTCATCACTCATCAGTCTCGACCTCACATCCAACAAGCTCTATGGAAGCATCCCTCCCACCATAGCTGCTTTTTCGAAACTCACCTCCCTTGATCTCTCCACTAATAACTTCACCGGGATAATTCCACTACAGATCGGTTCTCTGACAAAGCTCAACTCCCTGAATCTTAGTGATAATCAGATAAGTGGTTCTATCCCTCCTTCACTAAGTAATATGACAAGGCTTAACTTCCTATACCTATTCGAAACTAATCTTTCAGGTTCTATCCCTAAGGAATTAGGAAGGCTTGAGAATCTGTTGGAATTGGACATCTCGTACAACCAGCTAATAGGTTCCATCCCTCCCACTCTGGGAAATTTAACTCGGCTTCAATTATTGGATTTTACCACCATTGGGGTATCTGGCTCCATCCCTCCTGAATTAGGGAATCTTGTAAACCTGGATATTTTAGCTTTAGGTAATAACAGACTGACAGCCTTCATCCCTCATAGCTTAGGAAATTTAACCAAACTTAACAATTTGCACCTTTGGCGTAATCATCTCTCTGGCTCCATTCCTCATGAAATAGGAAATCTAGTAGAGTTAACTTTTCTATCACTTGAACAAAATAATTTAATAGGTTCCATTCCTGCCAGCTTAGGAAATTTAACCAAGCTTGAATTTTTGCACCTTTATGAAAATCAAATCTCTGGATCAATTCCTCATGAATTAGGAAACTTGAGGAACCTTATTGGGTTATCATTGCAGATTAACCAAATCTCTGGCTCAATCCCTCAATCTTTTGGTAGCTTAACCAACCTTAATAATTTGCGCTTGCTCAACAATCGACTATCTGGTTCTTTGCCTCAAGAATTTAACAATATTACAAATTTAAAAGTTCTCCAATTGATGAACAACAATTTTTCTGGCTATATACCCCATGACATATGCAAAGGAGGAGTTCTATTTCATCTTGTTTTGAGCAACAACCATTTTGAAGGTCCAATTCCCAAAAGCTTGAAAAATTGCACAAGTCTAATCAGACTCCGACTTGATCACAACCAACTATCCGGGAATATATCTGAAAATCTTGGGGTGTATCCATATACGTGGTTTATTGATTTAAGCTTCAACAGACTGTTTGGCAAGCTCTCCCCAAGTTGGGGAGCATGTCATAATTTGTCATTTTTTGGAATCTCCAACAACAAGGTTACAGGAAACATACCACCAGAATTCGGAAAGTTAACTCAACTGCAAGTACTTGATCTTTCCTCGAATAATCTATTAGGAGAGATTCCGAAGGATTTGAGCAAGCTGACTCATTTATATAACTTGAATTTGAGCAACAATCAACTTGTTGGAGAGGTACATCCAGAATTTGGAGAACTATATAATTTGCGGACACTTGATCTATCAGCAAATCAACTAATAGGAAGGGTACCAGAACAATTAGGCAACTGCATGAACCTTTACTTGCTGAAGCTTGGAAAGAATCATTTAAATGGAAGCATTCCCTTTCAAATTGGAAACCTAATAAACCTGGATGACTTCCTAGATCTAAGCCACAACTCATTTACTGGAGAGATACCATCACAATTTGGCAAACTGGATAAGCTACAAAATCTGAATCTATCACACAATGAGCTTATTGGTCGTGTTCCACATTCTTTGAGTGATATGATAAGCTTATCGTCTATAGACTTATCATACAATGAATTAGAAGGTCCGCTGCCCAATAGCACAATTTTTCGGAATGCTCCAATAGAGTGGTTCATCCACAATAAGGGCTTATGTGGTCTGCCGAAAGGTTTGCCTTCATGTAGCTCATTTACAACGAGCAAAGATGATTCAACAAAGCACCACAAACTTCTCTTGTTAATTACTGTTCCTAGTCTGGGAACCTTGCTTCTCGTATTTCTATTTGTTGTATTTGCTTTGCTAATTCTGAGAAGGAAGAAACATGCGAGACATGTTGCAAGTATTGAATTTGGTGGATTCTCTATTTGGAATTTCGATGGAATAGACGCATACAAAGGCATCATCGAAGCAACAGAGGATTTTGATGACAAGTACTGCATTGGGACTGGAGCATTTTCTAGTGTTTTCAAAGCACTGTTGCCAACCGGCGAGTTTGTAGCTGTGAAGAAATTTCATCCACTAGAAATTGAAAACTCACCAAGCAAGCAAACCTTTTGGAGTGAGGTACAAGCACTAACCCAGATTCGGCATCGGAATATTGTGAAACTTTATGGTTTTTGCTCCAGTGCTCAAAATAAGTTTCTTGTTTACGAATATATGGAGAGAGGAAGTTTGGCAAATATTCTCCAAAGTGAAGGTGCCCTTGAATTTGATTGGTCCAAGAGAGTGGATGTCATAAAACATATTGCTCATGCTCTATCATACATGCATCATGATTGCACTCCACCATTAGTACACCGAGACATAACAAGTAATAATATTCTACTTGATTCAGAATACAAGGCTTGTATTTCAGACTTTGGTATTGCTAGACTTCTAAAGCCTGATTCATCTAATTGGAGTATGCTTGCGGGTACACGAGGATATTTGGCACCAG AGCTTGCATACACAATGAGGGTTACCGAGAAATGTGATATATATAGTTTCGGAGTAATAGCACTTGAGATTGTAATGGGAAAGCATCCAGAAGAACTCATCTCTACTTTATCTTCTCCGGTTGGTGAAAATATCTTTCTAAAAGATATATTAGACTCGCGACTATCACCTCCTACAACTCAAGCTGCAAATGAGTTAGTCGCAGTGGTAATGACAGCATCTCAATGTTTGGACAACAATCCACATTCTCGTCCGACAATGCAAATTGTATCTCAACAGCTATCTACTTTCAAGGCATGGCCAAACTCCCAACCTTTGGACACGATCAAGTTATGTCACCTAATCGACGACAAG
- the LOC140852647 gene encoding uncharacterized protein isoform X1 — protein MESVSSPKFLSSLLPFLIFSFLLVLASASLASQGSTLLQWKATLQSQGSLESWNLSTSPCNWTGIICNVTRRGRRVIREINLSQMGLAGTLNALNFSSLSSLISLDLTSNKLYGSIPPTIAAFSKLTSLDLSTNNFTGIIPLQIGSLTKLNSLNLSDNQISGSIPPSLSNMTRLNFLYLFETNLSGSIPKELGRLENLLELDISYNQLIGSIPPTLGNLTRLQLLDFTTIGVSGSIPPELGNLVNLDILALGNNRLTAFIPHSLGNLTKLNNLHLWRNHLSGSIPHEIGNLVELTFLSLEQNNLIGSIPASLGNLTKLEFLHLYENQISGSIPHELGNLRNLIGLSLQINQISGSIPQSFGSLTNLNNLRLLNNRLSGSLPQEFNNITNLKVLQLMNNNFSGYIPHDICKGGVLFHLVLSNNHFEGPIPKSLKNCTSLIRLRLDHNQLSGNISENLGVYPYTWFIDLSFNRLFGKLSPSWGACHNLSFFGISNNKVTGNIPPEFGKLTQLQVLDLSSNNLLGEIPKDLSKLTHLYNLNLSNNQLVGEVHPEFGELYNLRTLDLSANQLIGRVPEQLGNCMNLYLLKLGKNHLNGSIPFQIGNLINLDDFLDLSHNSFTGEIPSQFGKLDKLQNLNLSHNELIGRVPHSLSDMISLSSIDLSYNELEGPLPNSTIFRNAPIEWFIHNKGLCGLPKGLPSCSSFTTSKDDSTKHHKLLLLITVPSLGTLLLVFLFVVFALLILRRKKHARHVASIEFGGFSIWNFDGIDAYKGIIEATEDFDDKYCIGTGAFSSVFKALLPTGEFVAVKKFHPLEIENSPSKQTFWSEVQALTQIRHRNIVKLYGFCSSAQNKFLVYEYMERGSLANILQSEGALEFDWSKRVDVIKHIAHALSYMHHDCTPPLVHRDITSNNILLDSEYKACISDFGIARLLKPDSSNWSMLAGTRGYLAPELAYTMRVTEKCDIYSFGVIALEIVMGKHPEELISTLSSPVGENIFLKDILDSRLSPPTTQAANELVAVVMTASQCLDNNPHSRPTMQIVSQQLSTFKAWPNSQPLDTIKLCHLIDDKVRQKVNILPKTAIM, from the exons GTCGAGGCCGACGTGTGATCAGGGAGATAAATCTATCCCAAATGGGTCTGGCAGGAACGCTGAATGCTCTCAACTTCTCCTCCCTGTCATCACTCATCAGTCTCGACCTCACATCCAACAAGCTCTATGGAAGCATCCCTCCCACCATAGCTGCTTTTTCGAAACTCACCTCCCTTGATCTCTCCACTAATAACTTCACCGGGATAATTCCACTACAGATCGGTTCTCTGACAAAGCTCAACTCCCTGAATCTTAGTGATAATCAGATAAGTGGTTCTATCCCTCCTTCACTAAGTAATATGACAAGGCTTAACTTCCTATACCTATTCGAAACTAATCTTTCAGGTTCTATCCCTAAGGAATTAGGAAGGCTTGAGAATCTGTTGGAATTGGACATCTCGTACAACCAGCTAATAGGTTCCATCCCTCCCACTCTGGGAAATTTAACTCGGCTTCAATTATTGGATTTTACCACCATTGGGGTATCTGGCTCCATCCCTCCTGAATTAGGGAATCTTGTAAACCTGGATATTTTAGCTTTAGGTAATAACAGACTGACAGCCTTCATCCCTCATAGCTTAGGAAATTTAACCAAACTTAACAATTTGCACCTTTGGCGTAATCATCTCTCTGGCTCCATTCCTCATGAAATAGGAAATCTAGTAGAGTTAACTTTTCTATCACTTGAACAAAATAATTTAATAGGTTCCATTCCTGCCAGCTTAGGAAATTTAACCAAGCTTGAATTTTTGCACCTTTATGAAAATCAAATCTCTGGATCAATTCCTCATGAATTAGGAAACTTGAGGAACCTTATTGGGTTATCATTGCAGATTAACCAAATCTCTGGCTCAATCCCTCAATCTTTTGGTAGCTTAACCAACCTTAATAATTTGCGCTTGCTCAACAATCGACTATCTGGTTCTTTGCCTCAAGAATTTAACAATATTACAAATTTAAAAGTTCTCCAATTGATGAACAACAATTTTTCTGGCTATATACCCCATGACATATGCAAAGGAGGAGTTCTATTTCATCTTGTTTTGAGCAACAACCATTTTGAAGGTCCAATTCCCAAAAGCTTGAAAAATTGCACAAGTCTAATCAGACTCCGACTTGATCACAACCAACTATCCGGGAATATATCTGAAAATCTTGGGGTGTATCCATATACGTGGTTTATTGATTTAAGCTTCAACAGACTGTTTGGCAAGCTCTCCCCAAGTTGGGGAGCATGTCATAATTTGTCATTTTTTGGAATCTCCAACAACAAGGTTACAGGAAACATACCACCAGAATTCGGAAAGTTAACTCAACTGCAAGTACTTGATCTTTCCTCGAATAATCTATTAGGAGAGATTCCGAAGGATTTGAGCAAGCTGACTCATTTATATAACTTGAATTTGAGCAACAATCAACTTGTTGGAGAGGTACATCCAGAATTTGGAGAACTATATAATTTGCGGACACTTGATCTATCAGCAAATCAACTAATAGGAAGGGTACCAGAACAATTAGGCAACTGCATGAACCTTTACTTGCTGAAGCTTGGAAAGAATCATTTAAATGGAAGCATTCCCTTTCAAATTGGAAACCTAATAAACCTGGATGACTTCCTAGATCTAAGCCACAACTCATTTACTGGAGAGATACCATCACAATTTGGCAAACTGGATAAGCTACAAAATCTGAATCTATCACACAATGAGCTTATTGGTCGTGTTCCACATTCTTTGAGTGATATGATAAGCTTATCGTCTATAGACTTATCATACAATGAATTAGAAGGTCCGCTGCCCAATAGCACAATTTTTCGGAATGCTCCAATAGAGTGGTTCATCCACAATAAGGGCTTATGTGGTCTGCCGAAAGGTTTGCCTTCATGTAGCTCATTTACAACGAGCAAAGATGATTCAACAAAGCACCACAAACTTCTCTTGTTAATTACTGTTCCTAGTCTGGGAACCTTGCTTCTCGTATTTCTATTTGTTGTATTTGCTTTGCTAATTCTGAGAAGGAAGAAACATGCGAGACATGTTGCAAGTATTGAATTTGGTGGATTCTCTATTTGGAATTTCGATGGAATAGACGCATACAAAGGCATCATCGAAGCAACAGAGGATTTTGATGACAAGTACTGCATTGGGACTGGAGCATTTTCTAGTGTTTTCAAAGCACTGTTGCCAACCGGCGAGTTTGTAGCTGTGAAGAAATTTCATCCACTAGAAATTGAAAACTCACCAAGCAAGCAAACCTTTTGGAGTGAGGTACAAGCACTAACCCAGATTCGGCATCGGAATATTGTGAAACTTTATGGTTTTTGCTCCAGTGCTCAAAATAAGTTTCTTGTTTACGAATATATGGAGAGAGGAAGTTTGGCAAATATTCTCCAAAGTGAAGGTGCCCTTGAATTTGATTGGTCCAAGAGAGTGGATGTCATAAAACATATTGCTCATGCTCTATCATACATGCATCATGATTGCACTCCACCATTAGTACACCGAGACATAACAAGTAATAATATTCTACTTGATTCAGAATACAAGGCTTGTATTTCAGACTTTGGTATTGCTAGACTTCTAAAGCCTGATTCATCTAATTGGAGTATGCTTGCGGGTACACGAGGATATTTGGCACCAG AGCTTGCATACACAATGAGGGTTACCGAGAAATGTGATATATATAGTTTCGGAGTAATAGCACTTGAGATTGTAATGGGAAAGCATCCAGAAGAACTCATCTCTACTTTATCTTCTCCGGTTGGTGAAAATATCTTTCTAAAAGATATATTAGACTCGCGACTATCACCTCCTACAACTCAAGCTGCAAATGAGTTAGTCGCAGTGGTAATGACAGCATCTCAATGTTTGGACAACAATCCACATTCTCGTCCGACAATGCAAATTGTATCTCAACAGCTATCTACTTTCAAGGCATGGCCAAACTCCCAACCTTTGGACACGATCAAGTTATGTCACCTAATCGACGACAAGGTACGCCAAAAAGTAAATATTTTGCCAAAAACAGCCATCATGTAA